A window of Bacteroidales bacterium contains these coding sequences:
- a CDS encoding single-stranded DNA-binding protein, protein MAKRKKREHVNIVELSGIAINDPIVKKLNNGKIKAEFSLSTHQLYKKNNGTFAYMKIRHNIVAWNYIAIKVLESVREGCFVAVEGALRSREFINSNNKQENFIYIFASKLSSNIVV, encoded by the coding sequence ATGGCTAAAAGAAAAAAAAGAGAGCACGTAAATATTGTAGAGCTTAGTGGTATTGCTATAAATGACCCTATTGTAAAAAAACTTAATAATGGGAAAATTAAAGCTGAGTTTTCATTAAGCACGCATCAACTTTATAAAAAAAACAATGGAACATTTGCTTACATGAAAATTCGCCATAATATTGTAGCGTGGAATTACATTGCAATAAAAGTTTTAGAATCAGTAAGAGAAGGCTGCTTTGTTGCAGTGGAAGGAGCTCTTAGGAGCAGAGAATTTATTAACAGTAACAACAAACAAGAGAATTTTATTTATATTTTTGCAAGCAAACTCAGTTCAAATATAGTTGTCTAA